In one Roseburia intestinalis L1-82 genomic region, the following are encoded:
- the serC gene encoding 3-phosphoserine/phosphohydroxythreonine transaminase — protein sequence MSRVYNFSAGPAVLPEEVLKEAADEMLDYKGSGMSVMEMSHRSKVYDNIIKEAEQDLRDLMNIPDNYKVLFLQGGASQQFAMIPMNLMKNKKAGYIVTGQWAKKAYQEASIYGEAVKLASSEDKTFSYIPDCSDLDIPDDLDYVYICENNTIYGTKYKKLPNTKGHTLVADVSSCFLSEPVDVTKYGVIYGGVQKNVGPAGVVIVIIREDLITEDTLPGTPTMLKYKTHADADSLYNTPPCYGIYICGKVFKWLKKMGGLSVMKERNEEKAKILYDFLDQSKLFKGTVVPEDRSLMNVPFVTGDADLDAKFVKEATEAGFVNLKGHRTVGGMRASIYNAMPKEGVEKLVEFMKKFEEENA from the coding sequence ATGAGCAGAGTGTATAATTTTTCTGCAGGACCGGCTGTATTACCGGAGGAAGTATTAAAAGAGGCAGCAGATGAAATGTTGGATTACAAAGGAAGCGGAATGTCCGTTATGGAGATGAGCCACCGTTCCAAAGTATATGACAATATCATCAAAGAGGCAGAGCAGGATTTAAGAGACCTGATGAATATTCCGGATAATTACAAAGTCCTGTTTTTACAGGGTGGAGCATCCCAGCAGTTTGCCATGATCCCGATGAACCTGATGAAAAACAAAAAAGCAGGTTATATCGTGACCGGTCAGTGGGCAAAGAAAGCATATCAGGAAGCATCCATTTACGGCGAGGCAGTAAAACTTGCATCTTCCGAGGATAAGACATTCTCTTACATACCGGACTGCTCTGATCTTGATATTCCGGATGATCTTGATTACGTTTATATTTGTGAGAACAATACCATTTACGGAACCAAATACAAAAAACTCCCGAACACAAAAGGACATACATTGGTCGCTGACGTATCTTCCTGCTTCTTGTCAGAGCCGGTAGATGTCACAAAATACGGTGTGATCTACGGCGGTGTCCAGAAGAATGTCGGACCGGCAGGTGTTGTTATTGTGATCATCCGTGAGGATCTGATCACGGAGGATACCTTACCTGGAACACCTACCATGTTAAAATACAAGACACATGCAGATGCAGATTCCCTTTACAATACACCGCCATGCTACGGCATTTATATCTGCGGAAAAGTATTCAAATGGTTAAAGAAGATGGGCGGACTTTCCGTGATGAAAGAGCGCAACGAAGAAAAAGCTAAGATCCTTTATGATTTCTTAGACCAGAGCAAATTATTCAAAGGAACTGTTGTACCGGAGGACCGTTCCCTGATGAACGTTCCATTCGTAACCGGAGATGCTGACCTGGATGCAAAATTCGTAAAAGAGGCAACAGAAGCCGGATTTGTAAATTTAAAAGGACATCGTACCGTTGGCGGTATGAGAGCATCCATCTACAACGCTATGCCAAAAGAGGGCGTTGAGAAGTTAGTAGAGTTCATGAAAAAATTCGAGGAGGAGAATGCATAA
- the ilvD gene encoding dihydroxy-acid dehydratase — translation MKSDNVKKGMQQAPHRSLFNALGFTEEEMNKPMVGIVSSYNEIVPGHMNLDKIVNAVKLGVAEAGGVPVVFPAIAVCDGIAMGHIGMKYSLVTRDLIADSTECMALAHQFDALVMVPNCDKNVPGLLMAAARINVPTVFVSGGPMLAGHVQGKKRSLSSMFEAVGSYAAGTMTEDDVREYEEKVCPTCGSCSGMYTANSMNCLTEALGMGLRGNGTIPAVYSERIKLAKHAGMAVMDMYRKNIRPRDIMTKDAILNALTVDMALGCSTNSMLHLPAIAHEIGFDFDIAFANPISEKTPNLCHLAPAGPTYMEDLNEAGGVYAVMKELADIGLLNTDCMTVTGKTVGENIANAVNKNPEVIRPVDNPYSKTGGLAVLKGNLAPDGSVVKRSAVCDEMMVHEGPARVFDCEEDAIAAIKGGKIVAGDVVVIRYEGPKGGPGMREMLNPTSAIAGMGLGSSVALITDGRFSGASRGASIGHVSPEAAVGGPIALVEEGDIIRINIPEMKLEIAVSDEEMAARKAKWQPREPKVTTGYLKRYASLVTSGNRGAILALPEEQK, via the coding sequence ATGAAAAGCGATAATGTAAAAAAAGGGATGCAGCAGGCACCTCACAGAAGTCTTTTTAATGCATTAGGCTTCACGGAAGAAGAAATGAATAAACCGATGGTCGGTATCGTAAGCTCCTACAATGAGATCGTACCGGGTCATATGAATCTTGATAAAATCGTAAATGCAGTAAAATTAGGTGTGGCAGAAGCAGGCGGTGTACCGGTGGTATTTCCGGCGATCGCAGTCTGTGACGGAATCGCGATGGGACACATCGGAATGAAATATTCCCTTGTTACAAGAGATCTGATCGCGGATTCCACCGAGTGTATGGCACTCGCACATCAGTTTGATGCACTTGTCATGGTGCCAAACTGTGATAAGAATGTACCGGGGCTTTTAATGGCAGCAGCACGTATCAATGTACCGACTGTATTTGTATCCGGCGGACCGATGCTTGCCGGACACGTTCAGGGCAAAAAGAGAAGTTTATCCTCCATGTTTGAGGCAGTCGGCTCCTATGCAGCAGGAACCATGACCGAGGATGATGTGAGAGAATATGAGGAAAAAGTATGTCCGACCTGCGGTTCCTGCTCCGGTATGTACACCGCAAACTCCATGAACTGTCTGACAGAGGCACTCGGTATGGGACTTCGCGGAAACGGAACGATCCCGGCAGTTTATTCAGAGAGAATCAAACTTGCAAAACATGCAGGTATGGCAGTTATGGATATGTACCGCAAAAATATCCGTCCAAGAGATATCATGACAAAAGATGCCATCTTAAACGCATTGACTGTAGATATGGCACTGGGCTGTTCCACAAACAGTATGTTACATCTTCCGGCAATCGCACATGAGATCGGATTTGATTTTGATATCGCATTTGCAAACCCGATCAGTGAGAAGACCCCGAATCTCTGCCATCTTGCACCGGCAGGTCCTACTTATATGGAGGACTTAAATGAGGCGGGCGGTGTCTATGCTGTGATGAAAGAACTTGCGGACATCGGATTATTAAATACGGACTGCATGACCGTGACAGGAAAGACCGTCGGAGAAAATATCGCAAATGCGGTAAACAAGAATCCGGAAGTGATCCGACCGGTTGACAATCCATACAGTAAGACGGGTGGTCTTGCCGTATTAAAAGGAAATCTTGCGCCGGACGGAAGTGTTGTCAAACGTTCCGCTGTCTGTGACGAGATGATGGTTCATGAGGGACCGGCGAGAGTCTTTGACTGTGAGGAAGATGCGATCGCAGCGATCAAAGGCGGCAAGATCGTTGCCGGTGATGTGGTTGTCATCCGTTACGAGGGACCAAAAGGCGGACCTGGTATGCGTGAAATGTTAAATCCTACTTCTGCAATCGCAGGTATGGGACTTGGTTCATCGGTAGCACTGATCACGGACGGACGTTTTTCCGGCGCGAGCCGTGGGGCTTCCATCGGACATGTTTCACCGGAGGCAGCAGTCGGCGGACCAATCGCACTTGTGGAAGAGGGCGATATCATCCGTATCAATATTCCGGAGATGAAATTAGAGATTGCAGTTTCAGACGAAGAAATGGCAGCAAGAAAAGCAAAATGGCAGCCGAGAGAGCCAAAGGTAACGACAGGTTATCTGAAACGCTATGCATCGTTAGTAACTTCCGGCAACAGAGGTGCTATTTTAGCATTGCCGGAAGAACAGAAATAA
- the ilvB gene encoding biosynthetic-type acetolactate synthase large subunit, which produces MQLTGAQIVIECLKEQGVDTVFGYPGGAILNVYDELYKHQGEIRHVLTSHEQGASHAADGYARSTGKVGVCFATSGPGATNLVTGIATAYMDSVPVVAITCNVTVPLLGKDSFQEIDIAGITMPITKHNFIVKDVTKLADTIRRAFKIAQTGRPGPVLVDIPKDITAAKTEYTSVEPKPIARVTDTICEKDVDTAVSMIKAAKKPYIFVGGGAVISGASEELKEFAGKVNAPVCDTLMGKGAFDGTDDLYTGMLGMHGTKTSNLGVSECDLLIAVGVRFSDRVLGNAKKFASQAKILQFDVDAAEINKNIQVDASVIGDLKEILIRVNEKLDAQSHPEWIGEIMDLKKKYPLTYPKEGLSGPYLMEEIYRATKGDAVIVTEVGQHQMWAAQYYKYKNPRTFLSSGGLGTMGYGLGAAIGAQIGNPDKQVINIAGDGCFRMNMNEIATAAREKLPLIEVIVNNHVLGMVRQWQDLFYEKRYSATVLDDGVDFVKLAEAMGAKGYRVTSQEEFKEAFKEALESEVPVLIDCIINCDDKVWPMVAPGEAISSSFTGEDLAKKQQS; this is translated from the coding sequence ATGCAGTTAACAGGTGCCCAGATCGTGATCGAATGCCTGAAAGAACAGGGTGTTGATACAGTTTTTGGTTATCCGGGCGGTGCCATTTTAAATGTATATGATGAATTATATAAACATCAGGGAGAAATCCGGCATGTGCTGACATCACATGAGCAGGGAGCATCCCATGCAGCGGACGGATATGCGAGAAGTACTGGAAAAGTCGGTGTATGTTTTGCAACATCAGGTCCTGGTGCAACGAACCTTGTGACAGGAATCGCAACCGCATATATGGATTCAGTTCCGGTTGTTGCGATCACCTGCAACGTTACCGTACCGCTTCTTGGAAAAGACAGTTTTCAGGAGATCGACATTGCGGGAATCACAATGCCGATTACAAAGCATAACTTTATTGTAAAGGATGTTACAAAACTTGCAGATACGATCCGGCGTGCATTTAAGATCGCACAGACAGGACGTCCGGGACCGGTTTTAGTGGATATCCCAAAAGATATCACAGCGGCAAAGACGGAATACACTTCGGTGGAGCCGAAACCGATCGCAAGGGTCACAGATACAATCTGCGAAAAAGATGTTGATACAGCGGTTTCCATGATAAAGGCGGCAAAGAAACCGTATATCTTTGTCGGCGGCGGTGCAGTGATCTCCGGTGCATCGGAAGAATTAAAAGAGTTTGCAGGGAAAGTAAATGCTCCGGTCTGTGATACATTGATGGGAAAAGGAGCATTTGACGGAACAGATGATCTTTATACCGGAATGCTCGGCATGCATGGAACAAAGACATCCAACCTTGGTGTCAGTGAGTGTGATCTTCTGATCGCAGTTGGTGTCCGTTTCTCAGACCGTGTTCTTGGAAATGCTAAGAAATTTGCATCACAGGCAAAAATTTTACAGTTTGATGTGGATGCGGCAGAAATCAATAAAAATATCCAGGTGGATGCCAGTGTGATCGGGGATTTAAAAGAAATTCTGATCCGTGTCAATGAAAAATTAGATGCACAGAGTCATCCGGAATGGATCGGGGAGATCATGGATTTGAAAAAAAAATATCCGCTCACTTATCCGAAAGAGGGACTCAGTGGTCCATATCTGATGGAGGAGATCTACCGTGCGACAAAGGGAGATGCAGTTATCGTGACAGAAGTCGGACAGCATCAGATGTGGGCAGCACAGTATTACAAATACAAAAACCCGCGTACCTTTTTATCATCCGGTGGACTCGGAACGATGGGTTATGGACTTGGAGCTGCGATCGGTGCACAGATCGGCAATCCGGATAAACAGGTGATCAATATTGCAGGTGACGGCTGTTTCAGGATGAACATGAATGAAATCGCAACTGCAGCACGCGAAAAGCTGCCGTTGATAGAAGTAATCGTCAACAATCATGTACTTGGAATGGTTCGCCAGTGGCAGGATCTTTTCTATGAAAAACGTTATTCCGCAACTGTTCTTGACGACGGTGTGGATTTTGTAAAATTAGCAGAGGCAATGGGGGCGAAAGGATATCGCGTGACCAGCCAGGAAGAGTTCAAAGAGGCTTTTAAGGAAGCACTTGAATCAGAAGTACCGGTTTTAATTGATTGTATCATCAACTGTGATGACAAGGTGTGGCCGATGGTTGCACCAGGAGAGGCAATCAGTTCTTCATTTACCGGTGAAGACTTAGCAAAAAAACAACAATCATAA
- a CDS encoding ABC transporter ATP-binding protein: MKKYIKKHKGIAVLFMIAGVLNALIGVFSSYTMQYVTEIVANGKKDRIKEMFLMVIILAVGLALIYLFYMYAKNKFSMKVICDIRQDLFQSILNRDMTGYYKQNTSYYTSLYHNDLQVVETTLLAYFILVVQLEEIVFSLAYAFVQNVVLCILLIVVGIVGLAVPIMTQQILQKSNIEQMDEAAKHNTLINDDFRGFEVIKNYQIEENVVGQYAQENIRFGKKKFTSQFVQGVVGGITMDVQLTLQLLIVIISGIMVLYGKVSISFLTVAIALSSSVIGSMSTFIESLIQIKSGTPICQKVMEEIGEQKKEETGDGINFQNLISMENVSFSYPQAEHMTLNNINITFEKGKRYAVVGGSGSGKSTLTKLVLGYYNNYQGQIRFDDMDMHAISEKSVMEQVAVIPQNVYVFEDTLRNNITLFDPYTEEEVDMAVKKAGLDGVVQRLEMGLETVLKEGGSNLSGGEKQRISIARAFLHHRKLWVLDEATSSLDNKMAYQVEKAVLDIPGITVIMITHHYNRSNLEKCDAIVVLEQGNIVEQGTFEKLMAADGKFCRLYKMGNQ; encoded by the coding sequence ATGAAAAAGTACATAAAAAAGCATAAGGGAATAGCGGTTCTGTTTATGATAGCAGGTGTTTTAAATGCACTGATAGGCGTGTTTTCTTCTTATACAATGCAGTATGTGACGGAGATTGTCGCAAATGGGAAAAAAGACAGGATAAAAGAGATGTTTCTGATGGTGATAATTTTGGCAGTTGGGCTGGCATTGATTTATTTATTTTACATGTATGCAAAAAATAAATTTTCAATGAAAGTCATATGTGATATCCGCCAGGATTTATTCCAGAGTATATTAAACAGGGATATGACCGGGTATTACAAACAGAATACCAGTTACTATACATCTTTATATCACAATGATTTACAGGTGGTAGAAACGACATTGCTCGCATATTTTATATTGGTCGTCCAGCTGGAAGAAATTGTATTCTCACTTGCTTATGCATTTGTACAGAATGTGGTGCTTTGCATACTTTTAATTGTAGTTGGAATTGTGGGACTGGCAGTTCCTATCATGACACAGCAGATTCTGCAGAAATCCAATATTGAACAGATGGATGAGGCAGCGAAACATAATACACTGATCAATGATGATTTCAGGGGATTTGAAGTTATTAAAAATTATCAGATTGAAGAAAATGTGGTGGGGCAGTATGCACAGGAAAACATCAGATTTGGAAAGAAAAAATTTACCAGCCAGTTTGTGCAGGGTGTTGTTGGAGGAATCACGATGGACGTCCAGCTTACGCTGCAGTTATTAATTGTAATTATATCTGGTATCATGGTACTATATGGAAAAGTCAGTATATCATTTCTGACAGTAGCCATTGCTCTGAGCAGCAGTGTCATAGGTTCTATGTCCACGTTTATTGAGTCATTGATACAGATCAAATCAGGAACACCGATCTGTCAGAAAGTGATGGAAGAGATTGGGGAACAAAAGAAGGAAGAGACGGGGGATGGTATAAATTTCCAGAATCTGATTTCAATGGAGAATGTCAGCTTTTCTTATCCACAGGCGGAGCACATGACATTAAATAATATAAATATTACCTTTGAAAAAGGAAAACGGTATGCAGTGGTCGGGGGAAGTGGAAGCGGAAAGTCAACGCTGACGAAGCTGGTATTGGGGTATTACAATAATTATCAGGGACAGATACGATTTGATGATATGGATATGCATGCAATATCCGAAAAGTCTGTGATGGAGCAGGTAGCAGTCATTCCTCAAAATGTATATGTATTTGAAGATACTTTGCGAAATAATATCACATTGTTTGATCCGTATACAGAGGAAGAGGTAGATATGGCAGTAAAAAAGGCTGGTCTGGATGGAGTTGTACAAAGGCTGGAAATGGGGCTGGAAACCGTGTTGAAAGAGGGTGGATCAAATCTTTCCGGCGGGGAAAAGCAGAGAATCTCCATCGCAAGAGCTTTTTTACACCACAGGAAATTGTGGGTGCTTGATGAAGCAACCTCAAGTCTGGATAATAAAATGGCATACCAGGTGGAAAAAGCAGTGCTTGATATACCAGGCATTACCGTCATTATGATCACGCATCATTATAACAGAAGTAATCTGGAAAAATGCGATGCGATCGTGGTTTTAGAACAGGGAAATATTGTGGAACAGGGAACATTTGAAAAACTGATGGCGGCAGATGGAAAGTTTTGCCGGTTATATAAAATGGGAAATCAGTAA
- a CDS encoding helix-turn-helix domain-containing protein, with amino-acid sequence MGNYNVGDMIRLSRIAKKMTQEELSEGVCSVETLSRIENGKHKVKSDTYRQLMEKMYQITEKNYAVCVSRDMELIEEREYFEDAMAKHDFEKADFYMEQMKKLVGKDASTQRYIRRESTFLDYYMQRITAEQLVEALEELAEEVVPQYKKFLDSDVIYPFREQEITLLKRLAVAYGRIDEYPKSIKICEMLLRSLREGYMAEWEIEELSIAANLSKYYGAVGEYCKSMELCEYVLPKARKHAYAYVLYFILFDIEWNKIKMIETGELDQGELEGCKEHIKGIYYTCRAKNNQIDMRNIKNFYEEYFGEAIELSIL; translated from the coding sequence ATGGGAAATTATAATGTTGGTGATATGATACGGCTTTCAAGAATTGCAAAGAAAATGACACAGGAAGAATTAAGTGAGGGTGTCTGTTCTGTAGAAACACTTTCCAGAATTGAAAACGGAAAACATAAAGTGAAAAGTGATACATATCGGCAACTTATGGAGAAAATGTACCAGATCACAGAAAAAAATTATGCTGTGTGCGTCAGCAGGGATATGGAACTGATAGAGGAGCGGGAATATTTTGAGGATGCTATGGCAAAGCATGATTTTGAAAAAGCAGACTTTTATATGGAACAGATGAAAAAACTTGTTGGAAAAGACGCATCTACACAAAGATATATCCGCCGGGAAAGTACTTTTTTGGATTATTATATGCAGCGCATTACAGCAGAACAGCTTGTGGAAGCATTAGAAGAGCTTGCAGAAGAAGTTGTACCACAGTATAAAAAATTTCTTGACAGTGATGTGATATATCCTTTCCGGGAACAGGAGATTACACTTTTAAAGCGGCTGGCTGTGGCATATGGCAGAATAGATGAGTATCCTAAAAGTATAAAAATCTGTGAAATGCTGCTGCGCAGCCTGCGGGAAGGATATATGGCAGAATGGGAGATCGAAGAACTTAGTATTGCTGCAAATCTTTCAAAGTATTATGGGGCAGTTGGCGAGTATTGTAAGTCGATGGAACTTTGTGAATATGTTTTGCCGAAAGCAAGGAAACATGCGTATGCATATGTCTTATATTTTATTTTGTTTGATATTGAGTGGAATAAAATAAAAATGATAGAAACCGGGGAACTAGATCAGGGGGAATTAGAGGGGTGTAAGGAGCATATAAAGGGAATTTATTATACGTGTAGGGCAAAAAATAATCAGATTGATATGAGGAATATCAAGAATTTTTATGAGGAATATTTTGGGGAAGCGATAGAGTTGTCCATATTGTAA
- a CDS encoding phosphoglycerate dehydrogenase, with protein MFKYNCLNPIAAVGLDLFSDQYEKVDELKDAQAALVRSAAMHDLELPDTLEAVARAGAGVNNIPLDKCAEKGIVVFNTPGANANGVKELVFAGMLYASRDIVGGIEWCLENQNDENIAKTAEKQKKNFAGTEISGKKLGVIGLGAIGVLVANAAIHMGMEVYGYDPYISVAAAWNLSRSVKHISNVEDIYRECDYITIHVPLLDSTKKMISADAIAMMKPTAIILNFARDLLVDEEAMVDALAAGKVHKYVSDFPNTTTVGAKGCIVTPHLGASTAESEDNCAIMAVREIRDYLENGNIVHSVNFPDCSMGACTTAGRIGILHRNVKGMLSLYTTILGDAGINIDGMANKSKGDYAYALLDLDTSVPENVLEKLKNTEGVLKVRKIC; from the coding sequence ATGTTTAAGTATAACTGCTTAAATCCGATCGCAGCAGTCGGTCTGGATCTGTTTTCGGATCAGTATGAAAAAGTAGATGAGTTAAAAGATGCACAGGCTGCGTTAGTCAGAAGTGCTGCAATGCATGATTTAGAACTGCCGGATACCTTAGAGGCAGTCGCAAGAGCCGGTGCCGGAGTCAACAATATCCCGCTGGACAAATGCGCAGAAAAAGGTATCGTCGTATTCAATACACCGGGTGCAAATGCAAACGGTGTCAAAGAGCTCGTGTTTGCAGGTATGCTTTACGCATCCCGTGATATCGTAGGCGGTATCGAATGGTGTTTAGAGAACCAGAACGATGAGAATATTGCAAAGACTGCAGAGAAGCAGAAAAAGAACTTTGCAGGAACCGAAATTTCCGGAAAGAAATTAGGTGTCATCGGTCTTGGTGCGATCGGTGTGTTAGTTGCCAATGCAGCAATCCATATGGGAATGGAAGTATATGGATATGATCCGTATATCTCTGTTGCAGCAGCATGGAACTTATCAAGAAGTGTTAAGCACATCAGCAACGTAGAAGATATCTACCGTGAGTGTGACTACATCACGATCCATGTGCCGCTTCTGGATTCTACGAAAAAAATGATCAGTGCAGACGCAATTGCTATGATGAAACCAACTGCGATCATATTAAATTTTGCAAGAGATCTGCTTGTGGATGAAGAAGCAATGGTGGATGCACTTGCAGCAGGAAAAGTACACAAATATGTATCTGATTTCCCGAACACAACGACTGTTGGTGCGAAGGGCTGCATTGTGACACCACACCTTGGAGCTTCCACAGCAGAGTCAGAAGATAACTGTGCGATTATGGCAGTGCGTGAGATCCGTGATTACTTAGAAAATGGTAATATTGTCCATTCTGTAAATTTTCCGGACTGCAGCATGGGGGCATGCACAACTGCAGGACGTATCGGAATCTTACACCGCAATGTCAAAGGTATGTTAAGTTTATATACAACGATCCTTGGTGATGCAGGAATCAATATTGACGGAATGGCAAACAAATCAAAAGGCGATTATGCATATGCGCTTTTGGATTTAGACACTTCTGTTCCGGAGAATGTACTTGAAAAATTAAAGAATACAGAGGGTGTCTTAAAAGTTCGCAAGATCTGCTAG
- a CDS encoding radical SAM/SPASM domain-containing protein has protein sequence MDIETIKKDFLFTIDEEFGCVYYLPQKRLAKIDRNTAKNLKDCQDGKTELTDAYENLLEKFKKNQSVHQSVSEDNVKVIHKLEIMVCTICNLNCVYCYANGGNYYGEEQMLSYEVVDALVRYLKQEQIKVEMVQFFGGEPALGYKMISYICKKFKENDILVQNYGMVTNFTFLPEELLDDIVKYGINLTVSIDGPKEITNEQRISRTQNMDVYDTIVKNLNRLRKRGRDVSAIECTCTDLYKKLGYTEQTLKKFFHEELSVENIMLETANDIYGSDEKLINNEMYFKENLSFIEEMQFLQMLYDEKKQNTVFCRAGLNNYAVFPNGDIYPCHMFVLLKEKYRMGNILDEAWDKRQQFSEVVCQLKKLQSAYRCKECNGRNFCHQCVAEVALNKNIIDCSKRVSFYSETINNYVKNKCINIK, from the coding sequence ATGGATATAGAAACAATAAAAAAAGATTTTCTTTTTACCATAGATGAAGAATTTGGATGTGTTTATTACCTGCCACAGAAACGTCTGGCAAAAATAGACAGAAATACAGCAAAGAATTTAAAAGATTGTCAGGATGGAAAGACTGAATTGACAGATGCATATGAAAATCTGTTGGAAAAATTTAAGAAAAATCAAAGTGTGCATCAAAGTGTATCAGAAGATAATGTAAAGGTTATTCATAAGTTAGAAATTATGGTCTGCACTATTTGTAATCTGAATTGTGTTTATTGTTATGCCAATGGTGGCAATTATTACGGAGAAGAGCAAATGTTATCTTATGAAGTAGTGGATGCTTTAGTCAGATATTTGAAACAGGAACAAATTAAGGTTGAAATGGTACAATTTTTTGGTGGAGAGCCGGCATTGGGCTACAAAATGATTTCATATATCTGTAAAAAGTTTAAAGAAAATGATATATTGGTGCAAAACTATGGAATGGTTACAAACTTTACTTTTTTACCGGAAGAATTGTTAGATGATATTGTAAAATATGGAATCAACCTTACAGTTAGTATTGATGGTCCGAAAGAAATTACAAATGAGCAGAGAATAAGTCGAACTCAAAATATGGATGTGTATGATACGATTGTGAAAAATTTAAATCGCCTGAGGAAAAGAGGAAGAGATGTTAGTGCGATAGAATGTACATGTACAGATTTATACAAAAAACTGGGATATACAGAACAGACATTAAAAAAATTTTTTCATGAAGAATTATCAGTAGAGAACATTATGTTGGAAACTGCAAATGACATCTATGGATCAGACGAAAAATTGATAAATAATGAAATGTATTTTAAAGAAAATCTTTCTTTTATAGAAGAAATGCAGTTCTTACAGATGCTGTATGATGAAAAAAAACAGAATACAGTTTTTTGCAGAGCTGGTTTAAATAATTATGCAGTTTTCCCCAATGGAGATATCTATCCATGCCATATGTTTGTACTTTTAAAAGAAAAATATCGAATGGGGAATATTTTAGATGAGGCATGGGATAAAAGACAGCAGTTTTCAGAAGTTGTTTGTCAATTAAAAAAATTACAATCTGCCTATAGATGTAAGGAGTGTAATGGAAGGAATTTTTGCCATCAATGTGTAGCAGAGGTTGCTTTGAATAAAAATATAATAGATTGTAGTAAACGGGTGTCTTTTTATTCAGAGACTATCAATAATTATGTGAAAAATAAATGCATTAATATAAAATAA
- the leuB gene encoding 3-isopropylmalate dehydrogenase gives MECKIGVISGDGIGPEIVAEAKKVLDKIGTKYGHSFLYEAILMGGCSIDATGVPLTDEAIAAAKASDAVLMGSIGGNTATSPWYKLAPELRPEAGLLKLRKSLNLFANLRPAYLYEELKEACPLRDDIIGDGFDMMIMRELTGGLYFGARKTEEVDGVMTATDTLTYSETEIRRIAKRGFDIAMKRRKKVTSVDKANVLDSSRLWRKVVEEVAKDYPEVTYEHMLVDNCAMQLVKDPKQFDVILTENMFGDILSDEASMVTGSIGMLSSASLNDTKFGLYEPSGGSAPDIAGKGIANPIATILSAAMMLRYTFDLDKEADAIEAAVKQVLKDGYRTIDIMPQEEDKRNAVTQVGTAQMGDLICERI, from the coding sequence ATGGAATGTAAGATTGGCGTGATTTCCGGTGACGGAATCGGACCGGAGATCGTGGCAGAGGCAAAAAAAGTATTAGACAAGATCGGAACAAAGTATGGTCACAGTTTTTTGTATGAAGCGATTTTGATGGGCGGATGTTCGATTGATGCGACAGGCGTGCCGTTAACAGATGAGGCGATCGCAGCAGCAAAAGCGTCCGATGCAGTGCTTATGGGTTCCATCGGCGGTAATACAGCGACCTCTCCGTGGTATAAATTAGCACCGGAATTAAGACCGGAGGCAGGATTATTAAAGTTGAGAAAGTCTTTGAATTTATTTGCAAATTTAAGACCGGCATATTTATATGAAGAATTAAAAGAGGCATGTCCGCTCCGCGATGATATTATTGGGGATGGATTTGATATGATGATCATGCGTGAGCTGACCGGAGGATTATACTTCGGTGCGCGAAAAACCGAGGAAGTTGACGGTGTGATGACTGCGACAGATACCCTGACATACAGCGAGACAGAGATCCGCAGGATCGCAAAGAGAGGATTTGACATTGCCATGAAACGCCGCAAAAAAGTGACGAGCGTGGACAAGGCAAACGTGCTGGATTCCTCAAGACTTTGGCGGAAAGTGGTCGAGGAAGTGGCAAAGGATTACCCGGAAGTTACCTACGAGCACATGTTAGTTGACAACTGTGCAATGCAGTTAGTCAAAGATCCGAAACAGTTTGATGTTATTTTAACGGAAAATATGTTTGGTGATATCTTATCCGATGAGGCGAGCATGGTGACAGGTTCCATCGGAATGTTGTCAAGCGCCAGCTTAAACGACACGAAGTTCGGTCTCTATGAGCCGAGCGGCGGTTCAGCACCGGATATCGCAGGAAAAGGTATCGCAAACCCGATCGCGACGATCTTAAGCGCAGCAATGATGCTCCGCTATACCTTTGACCTTGACAAAGAGGCAGATGCCATCGAGGCAGCCGTAAAACAGGTGTTGAAAGACGGTTACCGCACCATCGACATCATGCCGCAGGAAGAAGATAAACGAAACGCAGTGACACAGGTCGGCACCGCACAGATGGGAGATCTGATCTGCGAACGAATTTAA